The following proteins are encoded in a genomic region of Nocardioides renjunii:
- a CDS encoding ATP-binding protein, producing MSRAQRPLPVPTVLAFAGAYAVLALLGRTTVVDGATVSLVWPAAGVAALWMLAESPRHQWRVLVPLALVHGGVVWGTGASLTVTLFGSVSVAVQTWLLCHLLRRWCPSLLGAGGTASLRMPRTLVLAGVAAVLACTVGAAIGTTGLWVDGEPTDASTAVAWFARHLTGILAVGGVGHLAWEWRTQQVPARAHGGSTTELVLLWVGSVVITVVLFLQPYPLAFLVIALTVWSAARFRTFPAALHALTLGSIGLWLSLLDHGSFARLSDPLAEALVSQVFLVAVLLAGLFVGALSDRIDELFATVTRAQREAAEQAELLAEMTESMGEGLVVLDRDGRVERSNGASRRLAHRVRPGAPDADALAALVALVLHPAADNTDAARAELGVGDVVVPLANGEEAVLAVSRTVLTRRLADDGGAGVLLVLRDVTEHRSGLKPLAGFAATAAHDLRGPLTAIRSWLSLAIEDLEPGAEVLAPLRRAERATGHMGQLIDDLLEHAMAESGELVAQDVELAGQHGVLAPLVGLLGPDDVLEVADDLPPVHADPVAVRQLFGNLVGNAVKYAKPGEPAYVRVRAQQQGSRVVVEVEDDGVGVVDHDRSLIFQRFHRSGAVRANFRGTGMGLSICQTIVHRHGGTIECLPTAPGTGSVFRFDLPAASGSASSGASSSGVASSSGSSSSGVAPRAADPEREERRGSQAEARRVPESSRVSSPE from the coding sequence GTGAGCCGGGCGCAGCGCCCCCTGCCGGTGCCAACGGTGCTCGCGTTCGCCGGCGCCTACGCCGTCCTCGCGCTGCTGGGGCGGACCACGGTGGTGGACGGAGCGACCGTCAGCCTCGTGTGGCCCGCGGCGGGCGTGGCGGCGCTGTGGATGCTGGCCGAGTCGCCGCGCCACCAGTGGCGCGTGCTCGTGCCCCTCGCGCTCGTGCACGGAGGGGTCGTGTGGGGCACCGGCGCGTCCCTGACGGTCACGCTCTTCGGCTCCGTGTCCGTCGCGGTGCAGACGTGGCTCCTCTGCCACCTGCTGCGGCGCTGGTGCCCGAGCCTGCTGGGCGCCGGCGGGACCGCGAGCCTGCGCATGCCGCGCACCCTGGTGCTCGCGGGCGTGGCGGCCGTCCTCGCGTGCACCGTCGGGGCGGCGATCGGCACGACGGGCCTGTGGGTCGACGGCGAGCCGACGGACGCGTCGACGGCCGTGGCGTGGTTCGCGCGCCACCTGACGGGCATCCTCGCCGTGGGTGGGGTCGGCCACCTCGCCTGGGAGTGGCGCACGCAGCAGGTCCCCGCGCGGGCGCACGGCGGCTCGACCACGGAGCTCGTGCTGCTGTGGGTCGGCTCCGTCGTCATCACCGTCGTGCTGTTCCTGCAGCCCTACCCGCTCGCGTTCCTCGTCATCGCGCTGACCGTGTGGTCGGCCGCGCGCTTCCGCACGTTCCCCGCCGCCCTCCACGCCCTGACGCTGGGGTCGATCGGGCTGTGGCTCAGCCTGCTCGACCACGGCTCCTTCGCCCGCCTGTCGGACCCGCTCGCCGAGGCGCTGGTCTCGCAGGTGTTCCTGGTCGCGGTGCTGCTCGCCGGCCTGTTCGTCGGTGCGCTGAGCGACCGCATCGACGAGCTCTTCGCGACGGTGACCCGCGCCCAGCGCGAGGCGGCCGAGCAGGCCGAGCTCCTGGCGGAGATGACTGAGAGCATGGGCGAGGGCCTGGTCGTGCTCGACCGCGACGGGCGCGTCGAGCGCAGCAACGGCGCCAGCCGGCGGCTCGCCCACCGGGTCCGGCCCGGGGCGCCCGACGCCGACGCGCTGGCCGCGCTGGTCGCGCTCGTGCTGCACCCGGCCGCCGACAACACCGACGCGGCGCGCGCCGAGCTGGGGGTCGGCGACGTCGTCGTCCCGCTCGCCAACGGCGAGGAGGCCGTGCTCGCCGTCTCCCGCACCGTCCTCACCCGCCGGCTCGCGGACGACGGCGGCGCCGGGGTGCTCCTCGTGCTGCGGGACGTCACCGAGCACCGCTCCGGCCTCAAGCCGCTGGCCGGCTTCGCCGCGACCGCGGCCCACGACCTCCGCGGGCCGCTCACTGCCATCCGGTCCTGGCTCTCGCTGGCCATCGAGGACCTCGAGCCGGGGGCCGAGGTGCTCGCGCCGCTGCGCCGCGCCGAGCGCGCGACGGGCCACATGGGCCAGCTCATCGACGACCTGCTCGAGCACGCCATGGCGGAGTCCGGCGAGCTCGTCGCCCAGGACGTCGAGCTCGCGGGGCAGCACGGCGTGCTGGCCCCCCTGGTCGGGCTCCTCGGTCCCGACGACGTGCTCGAGGTGGCCGACGACCTCCCGCCCGTCCACGCCGACCCGGTGGCCGTCCGGCAGCTGTTCGGCAACCTCGTCGGCAACGCCGTGAAGTACGCCAAGCCCGGTGAGCCGGCGTACGTCCGGGTCCGCGCCCAGCAGCAGGGCTCGCGCGTGGTCGTCGAGGTCGAGGACGACGGGGTGGGCGTGGTGGACCACGACCGCTCGCTGATCTTCCAGCGGTTCCACCGCAGTGGCGCGGTGCGGGCGAACTTCCGCGGGACCGGGATGGGCCTGTCGATCTGCCAGACGATCGTCCACCGCCACGGCGGGACCATCGAGTGCCTGCCCACGGCCCCCGGGACGGGGTCGGTGTTCCGCTTCGACCTGCCCGCGGCGTCGGGGTCGGCTTCCTCGGGCGCTTCGTCGTCGGGGGTGGCCTCGTCGTCGGGGTCCTCGTCGTCGGGGGTGGCTCCCCGGGCGGCGGATCCGGAGCGCGAGGAGCGTCGCGGCTCGCAGGCCGAGGCCCGGCGGGTGCCGGAGTCGTCGCGGGTGTCGTCGCCGGAGTAG
- a CDS encoding response regulator: MSMTSLVADDDPDIRDFICFVLQRAGHDVAVAADGFEAWTSACESEFDLIVLDHHMPRMTGLEVAERLRITRPGAPVLLMSGDQDVAYRHPHFLSKPFNRLELTDAVAALMGHPAPG; this comes from the coding sequence ATGTCCATGACAAGTCTCGTTGCCGACGACGACCCGGACATCCGCGACTTCATCTGCTTCGTGCTGCAACGCGCCGGGCACGACGTGGCGGTCGCAGCCGACGGGTTCGAGGCCTGGACCAGCGCCTGCGAGAGCGAGTTCGACCTCATCGTCCTCGACCACCACATGCCCCGGATGACCGGGCTCGAGGTGGCCGAGCGCCTGCGGATCACCCGCCCCGGCGCGCCGGTGCTGCTGATGTCGGGCGACCAGGACGTCGCCTACCGGCACCCGCACTTCCTGTCCAAGCCGTTCAACCGCCTCGAGCTGACCGACGCGGTGGCCGCGCTGATGGGCCACCCGGCGCCCGGCTGA
- a CDS encoding helical backbone metal receptor — translation MRDDLGADVPLGAPASRVVSLVPSLTEALAASAPDRLVGATEWCTHPADLGVARVRGTKNPDLAAVRALSPDLVVANMEENRELDVRRLREAGVAVWVTRIETVEDALASMSRLFAEALDLADPGWLVEARDLWSSPAPARLRVAVPIWRDPWMVVGSPTYTDDLLTRAGLVNVLAGRDGRYPPVTPADIDGAGADVVLLPDEPYVFTADDGPEALATPTRLVSGRLLTWYGPAMVEAHAVLTALHR, via the coding sequence GTGCGCGACGACCTGGGAGCCGATGTCCCGCTCGGCGCGCCCGCGAGCCGCGTCGTCTCGCTCGTCCCGTCGCTGACCGAGGCGCTGGCCGCCTCGGCGCCCGACCGGCTGGTCGGCGCCACCGAGTGGTGCACCCACCCGGCGGACCTCGGCGTGGCGCGGGTGCGCGGCACCAAGAACCCCGACCTCGCCGCCGTCCGCGCCCTCTCCCCCGACCTCGTCGTGGCCAACATGGAGGAGAACCGCGAGCTCGACGTACGCCGCCTCCGCGAGGCCGGCGTCGCGGTGTGGGTGACCCGGATCGAGACCGTCGAGGACGCGCTGGCCTCGATGTCGCGCCTGTTCGCCGAGGCCCTCGACCTCGCGGATCCCGGCTGGCTCGTCGAGGCGCGCGACCTCTGGTCCTCCCCGGCGCCGGCGCGGCTGCGGGTCGCGGTGCCGATCTGGCGGGACCCGTGGATGGTCGTGGGGTCGCCGACCTACACCGACGACCTGCTCACCCGGGCCGGGCTGGTCAACGTGCTGGCCGGCCGCGACGGGCGCTATCCGCCGGTCACGCCGGCGGACATCGACGGCGCCGGCGCGGACGTCGTGCTGCTGCCGGACGAGCCGTACGTCTTCACCGCCGACGACGGCCCGGAGGCGTTGGCCACCCCGACCCGGCTCGTCTCGGGGCGGCTGCTGACCTGGTACGGCCCGGCGATGGTCGAGGCGCACGCGGTGCTCACCGCGCTGCACCGGTGA
- a CDS encoding NAD(P)/FAD-dependent oxidoreductase, with the protein MAAHPTAYERHAPSAALVERALAPSVQAVHWLDEAGPQARHPELLAPVRTDLTVVGGGYLGLWAAVHAKRRDPGRRLVLLEARTVGWAASGRNGGFCEASLTHGEDNARHRWPEEQEVLARLGRENLDGFEADVRELGLDCQWERTGTLAVAVEEHQVDWLRDRPHFLDAARTRAEIDSPLFLAGGLEPDETALVHPARLALELARVATELGVEVHEHSAATALRRTPSGAVEVHTDRAVVTSDHVVLATNAFPSLLRRNRWMTVPVYDYVLMTEPLTADQRASIGWQGRQGLADLANQFHYARLTSDDRILWGGYDAVYPAGGKVAARHEDRRASHARLASHFLATFPQLEEVRFSHRWAGAIDTCTQFTAFYGLSHRGRVAHAAGFTGLGVGATRFAADVLLDLLAGEPTERTELRMVRERPLPFPPEPLSSIGINLTRWSLDRADHRQGRRNAFLQVLDRVGLGFDS; encoded by the coding sequence GTGGCAGCCCACCCGACCGCCTACGAGCGGCACGCCCCCTCCGCCGCGCTGGTCGAGCGCGCGCTCGCCCCGAGCGTGCAGGCCGTCCACTGGCTCGACGAGGCGGGTCCCCAGGCCCGCCACCCGGAGCTCCTTGCGCCCGTCCGGACGGACCTCACGGTCGTGGGCGGCGGCTACCTCGGCCTGTGGGCGGCGGTGCACGCCAAGCGGCGCGACCCCGGTCGCCGCCTGGTCCTCCTCGAGGCCCGCACCGTCGGCTGGGCGGCGTCGGGCCGCAACGGCGGCTTCTGCGAGGCGTCGCTGACCCACGGCGAGGACAACGCGCGCCACCGCTGGCCGGAGGAGCAGGAGGTCCTGGCCCGGCTCGGCCGCGAGAACCTCGACGGCTTCGAGGCCGACGTGCGCGAGCTCGGCCTCGACTGCCAGTGGGAGCGCACGGGCACCCTCGCCGTCGCGGTCGAGGAGCACCAGGTCGACTGGCTGCGCGACCGGCCCCACTTCCTCGACGCGGCGCGGACGCGCGCGGAGATCGACAGCCCGCTCTTCCTGGCCGGCGGGCTCGAGCCGGACGAGACCGCCCTCGTGCACCCCGCACGGCTGGCGCTCGAGCTGGCCCGCGTGGCGACGGAGCTCGGCGTCGAGGTGCACGAGCACTCCGCGGCCACCGCGCTGCGGCGTACGCCGTCCGGTGCCGTGGAGGTGCACACCGATCGGGCCGTGGTCACCTCCGACCACGTGGTCCTCGCGACGAACGCCTTCCCGTCGCTGCTGCGGCGCAACCGGTGGATGACGGTCCCGGTCTACGACTACGTGCTGATGACGGAGCCGCTCACCGCCGACCAGCGGGCCTCGATCGGCTGGCAGGGACGGCAGGGACTGGCCGACCTGGCCAACCAGTTCCACTACGCCCGGTTGACGAGCGACGACCGGATCCTGTGGGGCGGGTACGACGCCGTCTATCCCGCCGGCGGGAAGGTGGCCGCCCGCCACGAGGACCGGCGCGCGAGCCACGCGCGGCTGGCGTCGCACTTCCTGGCGACCTTCCCGCAGCTGGAGGAGGTCCGGTTCAGCCACCGCTGGGCGGGTGCCATCGACACGTGCACGCAGTTCACCGCGTTCTACGGCCTGTCGCACCGTGGGCGGGTGGCCCACGCGGCCGGGTTCACCGGCCTCGGCGTGGGTGCCACCCGCTTCGCGGCGGACGTGCTGCTCGACCTGCTCGCGGGAGAGCCGACGGAGCGCACCGAGCTGCGCATGGTGCGCGAGCGCCCGCTGCCCTTCCCGCCGGAGCCGCTGTCCTCGATCGGCATCAACCTCACGAGGTGGTCGCTCGACCGGGCCGACCACCGGCAGGGTCGGCGCAACGCCTTCCTGCAGGTGCTCGACCGGGTCGGGCTGGGGTTCGACTCCTGA
- the icmF gene encoding fused isobutyryl-CoA mutase/GTPase IcmF → MADLHTPRNPIRLVTASALFDGHDASINIMRRILMSQGCEVIHLGHNRSVQEVVDAALEEDVQGVAVSSYQGGHVEYFEYLVESLRAAGAGHVRVVGGGGGVIVPSEITRLRESGVTIFSPEDGQRMGLVGMINSVVADCDVDLWQDAQVTVEQVLTGDRFAVARAITGAEGGRLDEATLAEIRAAATRRVVPVLGITGTGGSGKSSLTDEVVRRFRTDQQDKLRIAVVAVDPTRRKGGGALLGDRIRANSLDGDRVFFRSLATRGAHEVPDHLADVIAVLQAAGNDLVIVETPGIGQGDAGIVPLVDHSLYVMTPEFGAASQLEKIDMLDFADTVAINKFERRGAKDALRDVGRQLVRNREAFGKQPHDMPVFGTSAATFNDDGVTALYQHLRAELAEAGLAISEGTLPRVDVRHSSGIRQVVPADRVRYLSEITETVRGYHARTSELAEAARTLQRVQYVADQLGDGDAGGVPALLEAARKAVPHEVVDQIERWPAVVESYSGDEQVVKVRDREITTRLTKESLSGNKIPRVALPRFADHGELVRFWRNENLPGYFPFTAGVFPFKRDNEDPARMFAGEGDPARTNRRFKILSEGNPATRLSTAFDSVTLYGRDPDPRPDVYGKVGTSGVSVATLDDMKELFDGFDLVAPTTSVSLTINGPAPTVLAFFLNTAIDQQVDVFREREGREPSDEEHAQLAAYALANVRGTVQADILKEDQGQNTALFSTEFCLRMMADIQEWFIEQQVRNFYSVSISGYHIAEAGANPISQLAFTLANGFTYVEAYLARGMDIDDFAPNLSFFFSNGMDPEYTVLGRVARRIWAVTMKEKYGASERSQKLKYHVQTSGRSLHAQEMDFNDIRTTLQALIAIYDNANSLHTNAYDEAVTTPTEESVRRALAIQLIINREWGLAMNENPLQGSFVIDDLTDLVEAAVLEEFDRINERGGVLGAMETGYQRGRIQDESMLYEHRKHDGSLPIIGVNTFLKESAADTQPQEIELARATETEKESQLSRVRAFQAAHGAEAQQALARLKDAAISGENVFAVLMDAARVCSLQQVTEAFFEVGGQYRRNV, encoded by the coding sequence ATGGCCGACCTGCACACCCCGCGCAACCCGATCCGCCTCGTCACCGCGTCCGCGCTCTTCGACGGCCACGACGCCTCGATCAACATCATGCGGCGCATCCTCATGAGCCAGGGCTGCGAGGTCATCCACCTCGGCCACAACCGCTCGGTGCAGGAGGTCGTGGACGCGGCCCTGGAGGAGGACGTCCAGGGGGTCGCGGTGTCGTCCTACCAGGGCGGACACGTGGAGTACTTCGAGTACCTCGTCGAGTCGCTGCGCGCCGCGGGGGCCGGCCACGTCCGGGTCGTCGGCGGCGGCGGGGGCGTGATCGTGCCCTCCGAGATCACCCGGCTGCGCGAGTCCGGCGTCACCATCTTCTCCCCCGAGGACGGCCAGAGGATGGGCCTCGTCGGGATGATCAACTCGGTCGTCGCCGACTGCGACGTCGACCTCTGGCAGGACGCGCAGGTCACGGTCGAGCAGGTGCTCACCGGCGACCGGTTCGCCGTCGCGCGGGCCATCACCGGCGCCGAGGGCGGACGCCTGGACGAGGCGACCCTCGCCGAGATCCGCGCCGCGGCCACGCGCCGCGTCGTGCCCGTGCTCGGCATCACCGGCACCGGCGGGTCGGGCAAGTCCTCGCTCACCGACGAGGTGGTCCGCCGCTTCCGCACCGACCAGCAGGACAAGCTGCGGATCGCCGTCGTCGCGGTCGACCCGACCCGTCGCAAGGGCGGTGGCGCGCTGCTCGGCGACCGGATCCGCGCCAACTCCCTCGACGGCGACCGCGTCTTCTTCCGCTCGCTCGCCACCCGCGGCGCCCACGAGGTGCCCGACCACCTCGCCGACGTCATCGCCGTGCTCCAGGCCGCCGGCAACGACCTGGTGATCGTGGAGACCCCCGGCATCGGCCAGGGCGACGCCGGCATCGTGCCGCTCGTCGACCACTCCCTCTACGTCATGACGCCCGAGTTCGGCGCCGCCTCCCAGCTCGAGAAGATCGACATGCTCGACTTCGCCGACACCGTGGCCATCAACAAGTTCGAGCGCCGCGGCGCCAAGGACGCGCTGCGCGACGTCGGGCGCCAGCTGGTCCGCAACCGCGAGGCCTTCGGCAAGCAGCCGCACGACATGCCGGTCTTCGGCACGAGCGCGGCGACGTTCAACGACGACGGCGTCACCGCGCTCTACCAGCACCTGCGCGCCGAGCTCGCCGAGGCCGGCCTGGCGATCAGCGAGGGCACGCTCCCGCGCGTCGACGTACGCCACTCCTCCGGCATCCGGCAGGTCGTGCCGGCCGACCGGGTGCGCTACCTCTCGGAGATCACCGAGACCGTCCGTGGCTACCACGCGCGTACGTCCGAGCTGGCCGAGGCGGCGCGCACCCTCCAGCGCGTCCAGTACGTCGCCGACCAGCTCGGCGACGGCGACGCGGGCGGCGTCCCCGCGCTGCTCGAGGCGGCGCGCAAGGCCGTCCCCCACGAGGTCGTCGACCAGATCGAGCGCTGGCCGGCGGTCGTGGAGTCCTACTCCGGCGACGAGCAGGTCGTGAAGGTCCGCGACCGGGAGATCACGACCCGGCTCACGAAGGAGTCACTCAGCGGCAACAAGATCCCCCGGGTCGCGCTGCCGCGCTTCGCCGACCACGGCGAGCTGGTGCGGTTCTGGCGCAACGAGAACCTTCCGGGCTACTTCCCCTTCACCGCGGGCGTCTTCCCGTTCAAGCGCGACAACGAGGACCCGGCGCGGATGTTCGCCGGCGAGGGCGACCCGGCCCGCACCAACCGCCGGTTCAAGATCCTCTCCGAGGGCAATCCCGCCACCCGGCTCTCGACCGCCTTCGACTCCGTGACGCTCTACGGCCGCGACCCCGACCCGCGCCCCGACGTCTACGGCAAGGTCGGCACGTCCGGCGTCTCGGTGGCCACCCTCGACGACATGAAGGAGCTCTTCGACGGCTTCGACCTCGTCGCGCCGACGACGTCGGTGTCCCTGACGATCAACGGCCCCGCGCCGACCGTGCTGGCGTTCTTCCTCAACACCGCGATCGACCAGCAGGTCGACGTCTTCCGCGAGCGGGAGGGCCGCGAGCCGAGCGACGAGGAGCACGCCCAGCTCGCGGCGTACGCCCTCGCCAACGTCCGGGGGACGGTGCAGGCCGACATCCTCAAGGAGGACCAGGGCCAGAACACGGCGCTGTTCTCGACGGAGTTCTGCCTGCGGATGATGGCCGACATCCAGGAGTGGTTCATCGAGCAGCAGGTGCGCAACTTCTACTCCGTGTCGATCTCCGGCTACCACATCGCCGAGGCCGGGGCGAACCCCATCAGCCAGCTCGCGTTCACCCTCGCCAACGGCTTCACCTACGTCGAGGCCTACCTCGCGCGCGGGATGGACATCGACGACTTCGCCCCCAACCTGTCGTTCTTCTTTTCCAACGGCATGGACCCCGAGTACACCGTCCTCGGCCGCGTCGCGCGCCGCATCTGGGCGGTGACGATGAAGGAGAAGTACGGCGCCTCCGAGCGGTCGCAGAAGCTGAAGTACCACGTCCAGACGAGCGGCCGGTCGCTGCACGCGCAGGAGATGGACTTCAACGACATCCGCACGACGCTGCAGGCCCTCATCGCGATCTACGACAACGCCAACAGCCTGCACACCAACGCCTACGACGAGGCGGTCACGACGCCGACGGAGGAGTCCGTACGCCGCGCGCTGGCAATCCAGCTGATCATCAACCGCGAGTGGGGCCTGGCGATGAACGAGAACCCGCTCCAGGGCTCGTTCGTCATCGACGACCTCACCGACCTCGTCGAGGCGGCGGTGCTCGAGGAGTTCGACCGCATCAACGAGCGCGGCGGCGTGCTCGGCGCGATGGAGACGGGCTACCAGCGCGGGCGGATCCAGGACGAGTCGATGCTCTACGAGCACCGCAAGCACGACGGCTCGCTGCCGATCATCGGGGTCAACACGTTCCTCAAGGAGTCGGCCGCCGACACGCAGCCGCAGGAGATCGAGCTGGCCCGCGCCACCGAGACCGAGAAGGAGTCCCAGCTGTCCCGGGTGCGCGCCTTCCAGGCAGCGCACGGCGCCGAGGCGCAGCAGGCGCTCGCGCGGCTCAAGGACGCCGCGATCTCCGGCGAGAACGTCTTCGCGGTCCTCATGGACGCCGCACGGGTGTGCTCGCTGCAGCAGGTGACCGAGGCGTTCTTCGAGGTGGGTGGGCAGTACCGCCGCAACGTGTGA
- a CDS encoding MarR family winged helix-turn-helix transcriptional regulator: MTRDPIGEAHRQWVAHGWRDAADGMAMVTSVVRAQQLLMERIDAVLRPRGLTFARYEVLRLLSFARGTAMPMSRLGSLLQVHPTSVTSAVDRLVAQGYVERVRSAEDKRVVRAVLTEAGRRAVEDATAALNDEVFERPGLPGGDVRELTDRLTSLRTGLGDL, from the coding sequence ATGACCCGCGACCCGATCGGCGAGGCCCACCGCCAGTGGGTCGCCCACGGCTGGCGCGACGCCGCCGACGGGATGGCGATGGTGACCTCGGTCGTGCGGGCCCAGCAGCTGCTGATGGAGCGGATCGACGCGGTGCTCCGCCCGCGCGGGCTGACCTTCGCCCGCTACGAGGTGCTCCGGCTGCTGTCCTTCGCCCGCGGCACGGCCATGCCGATGTCGCGCCTGGGGTCGCTGCTGCAGGTCCACCCGACCAGCGTCACCAGCGCCGTGGACCGGCTGGTGGCGCAGGGCTACGTCGAGCGCGTGCGCAGCGCCGAGGACAAGCGCGTCGTACGCGCCGTGCTCACCGAGGCCGGCCGGCGGGCCGTCGAGGACGCGACCGCCGCCCTCAACGACGAGGTCTTCGAGCGGCCCGGGCTGCCCGGGGGCGACGTGCGGGAGCTGACCGACCGGCTGACCTCGCTCCGGACGGGGCTCGGCGACCTCTGA
- a CDS encoding SurA N-terminal domain-containing protein — protein MTSTTSKTISMMRTSRTRTALVGLAAAALLSLSACGSENDSRDEPDAAPSASESPSASADDTAAAGPDLEGIPDVVAEVNGEEVTKEEFAPLYEAAFQRATMEAQMSGAAPDEDALRKQTVDDLVDTELLAQEADERGLSVTDADVDAELEQLAQQNQMASGEELLKAIEEQGMSQEQARTQVGTQVMIEQLVADEGGPAEPTGKELREIYAQAKQAQTGQEIPPFAEVREQIAEQAKAEETGRIAQELVDGLREDADITVNL, from the coding sequence ATGACTTCCACGACTTCGAAGACGATCTCCATGATGCGCACCTCGCGGACCCGCACCGCCCTCGTCGGCCTCGCGGCCGCCGCCCTGTTGTCCCTGTCCGCGTGCGGCAGCGAGAACGACTCGCGCGACGAGCCCGACGCCGCTCCTTCCGCGAGCGAGTCGCCCAGCGCGTCCGCGGACGACACGGCCGCCGCCGGCCCCGACCTCGAGGGCATCCCCGACGTGGTGGCCGAGGTCAACGGCGAGGAGGTCACCAAGGAGGAGTTCGCACCGCTCTACGAGGCGGCCTTCCAGCGGGCGACCATGGAGGCGCAGATGAGCGGCGCGGCGCCCGACGAGGACGCGCTGAGGAAGCAGACCGTCGACGACCTGGTCGACACCGAGCTGCTCGCCCAGGAGGCGGACGAGCGCGGCCTGTCCGTCACCGACGCGGACGTGGACGCCGAGCTCGAGCAGCTCGCGCAGCAGAACCAGATGGCCTCCGGCGAGGAGCTGCTGAAGGCGATCGAGGAGCAGGGCATGAGCCAGGAGCAGGCCCGCACCCAGGTCGGCACCCAGGTGATGATCGAGCAGCTCGTCGCCGACGAGGGTGGTCCTGCGGAGCCGACCGGCAAGGAGCTCCGGGAGATCTACGCGCAGGCCAAGCAGGCGCAGACCGGGCAGGAGATCCCGCCCTTCGCCGAGGTGCGCGAGCAGATCGCCGAGCAGGCGAAGGCCGAGGAGACCGGCCGGATCGCGCAGGAGCTCGTCGACGGCCTTCGCGAGGACGCCGACATCACGGTCAACCTCTGA
- a CDS encoding response regulator transcription factor: MLRVLVVEDHASTREALVDVLRVVGYDAVEAASGREALELVTTSGPDLMVLDLGLPDLDGIEVIREVRELSDLPVLVVSGTHRRRRKADALDAGADDFIEKPFDVGELRARLHAVTRRRSRGLADDPRRTYGDIEVDVEARTLSRSGREIRLTETEWRLLDALTARAGAVVTHQRLAATVWGPRARKEVYPTLRVHIASLRRKLRDGGQDPQVIRGESGMGYRWVAAGDQRAARDRTTVLHRAVALRDEVALLAPAAASGSPEAEALARASDLVDALERLEART, translated from the coding sequence ATGCTGAGGGTCCTCGTCGTGGAGGACCACGCCTCCACGCGGGAGGCGCTGGTCGACGTGCTGCGGGTCGTGGGCTACGACGCCGTCGAGGCCGCCTCGGGGCGCGAGGCCCTCGAGCTGGTGACGACGTCCGGCCCCGACCTGATGGTGCTCGACCTCGGACTGCCGGACCTCGACGGGATCGAGGTGATCAGGGAGGTGCGCGAGCTGTCCGACCTGCCGGTCCTCGTCGTGTCGGGCACCCACCGCCGCCGCCGCAAGGCCGACGCGCTCGACGCGGGCGCCGACGACTTCATCGAGAAGCCGTTCGACGTCGGCGAGCTCCGCGCGCGTCTGCACGCCGTGACCCGGCGCCGCTCGCGCGGCCTCGCCGACGACCCGCGCCGGACGTACGGCGACATCGAGGTGGACGTCGAGGCGCGCACCCTGTCGCGCAGCGGCCGCGAGATCCGGCTGACCGAGACCGAGTGGCGCCTCCTCGACGCGCTCACCGCCCGGGCGGGCGCCGTGGTGACCCACCAGAGGCTGGCGGCGACCGTGTGGGGACCGCGGGCCCGCAAGGAGGTCTACCCGACGCTCCGGGTCCACATCGCCTCGTTGCGCCGCAAGCTGCGCGACGGGGGCCAGGACCCGCAGGTCATCCGTGGCGAGTCCGGGATGGGCTACCGCTGGGTGGCCGCGGGCGACCAGCGGGCGGCACGCGACCGTACGACCGTGCTGCACCGCGCCGTCGCGCTCCGCGACGAGGTGGCGCTGCTGGCGCCCGCGGCGGCCTCCGGCTCGCCCGAGGCCGAGGCGCTCGCGCGCGCCTCCGACCTGGTCGACGCCCTCGAGCGCCTGGAGGCCCGCACGTGA